A portion of the Halobacillus ihumii genome contains these proteins:
- the acsA gene encoding acetate--CoA ligase: protein MDMKTIPARSGNHNLQDYQQTYKNFNWDEVKENFTWSKTGKVNIAYETIDKHAEDPDKKNQAALIYTSPDREEKLTFDELKKKSNQFANVLKNHDIEKGDRVFLFMHRSPEFYASFLGILKLGAIAGPLFEAFMEQAVRDRLEDSEAKMLITTPELLDRVPVDDLPHLEKIVLVGGDESSSHISFDKEMKLASEEFDIEWVDLEDGMLLHYTSGSTGKPKGVYHVHNAMIQHYQTGKWVLDLKEDDVYWCTADPGWVTGTSYGIFAPWLNGVTNVVRGGRFSPDDWYGTIAEQKVSVWYSAPTAFRKLMSAGADAAKKHDLSSLRHVLSVGEPLNPEVITWGLEAFDLRIHDTWWMTETGAMLICNYPTMEVRPGSMGKPLPGIEASIVDNDGNELPANQMGNLAIKQGWPSMMRAIWNNPGKYESYFIKGWYVSGDSAYKDEDGYFWFQGRLDDVINTSGERVGPFEVESKLIEHDAVTEAGVIGKPDPERGEIIKAFITLQEGYEKSDELLEDIRQFVKKGLSAHAAPREIEITDTIPKTRSGKIMRRLLKSWELGLPTGDTSTLEE from the coding sequence ATGGACATGAAAACCATTCCAGCAAGATCGGGAAACCATAACTTACAAGATTACCAGCAAACGTACAAAAATTTTAATTGGGATGAAGTGAAGGAAAACTTTACATGGAGTAAAACGGGAAAAGTAAACATTGCCTATGAAACAATTGATAAGCACGCTGAAGATCCAGATAAGAAGAATCAGGCAGCGCTCATTTATACTTCGCCTGACCGGGAAGAGAAACTAACCTTTGATGAATTAAAGAAAAAAAGTAATCAATTTGCGAATGTGTTAAAAAATCATGATATTGAAAAAGGTGATCGAGTATTTCTGTTTATGCACAGGAGTCCGGAATTCTACGCGTCCTTTCTTGGGATTTTAAAGCTCGGGGCGATTGCCGGTCCATTGTTTGAAGCATTTATGGAGCAGGCAGTTCGCGATCGTCTAGAGGACAGTGAAGCCAAAATGTTAATTACAACCCCTGAGTTGTTGGATCGTGTCCCTGTTGATGATCTCCCGCACCTTGAGAAGATCGTTCTTGTAGGAGGGGATGAGTCAAGTTCTCATATTAGTTTTGACAAAGAGATGAAGTTAGCCTCAGAAGAGTTTGATATTGAATGGGTAGATCTAGAAGATGGAATGCTGCTACATTATACGTCAGGCTCAACAGGAAAGCCTAAAGGTGTATACCATGTTCATAATGCAATGATCCAGCATTATCAAACTGGGAAATGGGTACTTGATCTGAAGGAAGACGATGTTTATTGGTGTACAGCTGACCCTGGCTGGGTAACAGGTACGAGTTACGGAATCTTTGCCCCATGGCTGAACGGAGTTACAAACGTTGTCCGCGGAGGCAGGTTTAGCCCGGATGATTGGTATGGAACGATTGCTGAGCAGAAGGTGTCTGTTTGGTATTCAGCTCCAACGGCTTTCCGTAAGCTAATGAGTGCTGGAGCAGATGCAGCGAAAAAGCACGACCTTTCTTCTTTACGCCATGTATTAAGTGTAGGAGAACCTTTAAATCCTGAAGTGATTACCTGGGGTCTGGAAGCCTTTGATTTACGTATTCACGATACGTGGTGGATGACTGAAACGGGTGCGATGCTGATCTGTAACTATCCAACCATGGAGGTGAGGCCTGGATCTATGGGGAAACCACTGCCAGGCATTGAGGCATCGATCGTTGATAACGATGGAAATGAGCTGCCGGCCAATCAAATGGGGAACTTGGCGATTAAACAAGGATGGCCATCTATGATGCGTGCCATTTGGAATAATCCAGGCAAATATGAAAGTTATTTCATTAAAGGCTGGTATGTTTCTGGAGATAGCGCCTACAAAGATGAAGATGGCTACTTCTGGTTCCAGGGTCGCCTAGATGACGTGATTAATACTTCAGGTGAAAGAGTCGGACCATTTGAAGTAGAAAGTAAGCTGATAGAACATGATGCAGTGACAGAGGCAGGAGTAATTGGTAAGCCGGATCCTGAGCGTGGCGAAATTATTAAAGCCTTTATCACGTTGCAGGAAGGATATGAAAAATCGGATGAATTGCTTGAAGACATCCGCCAATTTGTTAAAAAAGGCCTCAGCGCCCATGCAGCACCGAGAGAAATTGAAATAACAGATACGATTCCGAAAACGCGAAGTGGTAAAATCATGCGTCGGTTATTAAAATCCTGGGAATTAGGGTTACCTACTGGTGATACCTCCACTTTAGAAGAATAA